The genomic DNA AATCACTCAGCTCCAAATCTGGGCAATACCCATCATTTTCCTGATATGGAGCTCTCCCTGCAGACCGCCTGACAAACTGCCTGCCCCAGAGCTGCTCCTTGGGGttagtattcttggttggcttCACATAGCACGGGAGGTCCTCTGTGGTCCTCACCCACCTGTTGGTGGCCTCCTTAAAGGACCTGCTGAAGTGTTCCATGGTAGATTTTCTAAAGCTGCCCTGACTGCCCAAGTGGGAGCTGAGCATGGGCTCCTGGTCACAGAACATCTCACTTGAGCTGTCTTTTTGGGTGGCATCCCCAGACCAGCTGCCCTCCAGGCCATTGGATTTGGCAAACTTGGAGTTAGGCTGACTTTTCCCATTCCCAATGGAAGACTGTCCATGCAGGGCAGCCTGAAGGACCAGAGGCTTTCCCAGAGACTGCCCATGATAGAACTCTGGAGATGGAGTTATCCAAGCAGGACTGGGATCCTTTGCTTCACTCCTAGCATGGCTGAGACTGGCCGGCAAACAGTTATTCTTGCTCTCTAGTGGATACCTTGGGTATGACTTCATTCTCATTTCTAGTGATTCCTGAGCCACCTGCATGCTCCTCATATTGCAAACAGGGGAGCTGCCGTCAGGAGAGAGAGGTCCATGATCAGGCTCTGTGGAGCTGTTTCTGCAGTCTTCTGGGGCTGATTTGGGCATTTTTAACTTTAAGGTAATTCTTGGTGGTGGGTAAAACAATGAATTTTCTAGTGCATTTGTCAAAGGAAGTcctaagatgaaaaagaaagattcATTTTAAATGACAGAGTACATTTTCATGCAAATGGACATAACAAGAAAGTGGGGGCAGCAATACTCCTAATCAGACAAAgcatactttaaaacaaaggctataacaaagacaaagaagggtgttatataatgataaagggagcAATACAAGAGGAGGGTATTACATTCATTAACACATATGTACCCAATACAGGAGCAACTaactatataaagcaaatactaaaagatataaagagacaaattgacaataatacaataatagtaggagactttaacccTACTTACattaatggacagatcacccaggtAGAAAGTCAATaggcaacagtggtcttaaatgacacaatagaccagttggacttaatagatatctataggGTATtacatccaaaaccagcagaatacacattcttttcaagtgcacatgggatgttctccaggatagatcacatgctaagccacaaaacaagtcttaacaaatttaagaggagagaaattatatcaaacattttttccaaccacaatggtatgaaacgagaaatcaattatagaaagaaaaaagtgaaaataaacacgtagagactaaacaacatgctactaaaaaaaaccaatgggtcaatgatgaaatcaaagagatcagaaaataccttgagacaaatgaaaatgcaaacacaactttccaaaatccatgggatgcaacaaaagcagctctaagagggaagtttagagtgatacaggccttcctcaagaaacaagaaaaaaatctcaagtaaacatcCTAACCTACCACATGAAggtattagaaaaagaacaaacaaagcccaaagtcagcagaaggaagggaataaagatcagagaagaaataaataaaatagagatttaaaaaacccaatagaaaagatcaatgaaaccaagagatgtttttttgaaaagataaaattaataaacctttagccaggctcaccaagaagaaaagagaaaggacccaaataaacaaaataggaaaggaaagagaagaaataacaacagatactacagagatacaaaaaaaaatcataagagaatactatgaatggttacatgccaacaaattggacaacctagaagaaatggacaaatttcaaGAAAcacacaacctgccaagattgaattgagaagaaacagacaatttgaacagactgatcactagtagtgaaattgaatttataatttaaacaaactcccagcaaacaagtcttggaccagacggcttcacaggggaattctaccaaacatataaagaagaactgagacctatctttctcaaactagtCCAAATAATCGAAGAGGATggaacattcccaaattcattctgcgaggccaccactaccctgataccaaaaccaaagacactacagaaaaagaaaattacatgccaatacctttgatgaatacagatgcaaaaatcctcaacaaaatattagcaaactgaatccaaccacatataaaaaggatcatacaccatgataaagttggatttattccagggacatAAGGATGGctcaacatttgcaaatcaatcaatgtgatacatcatattaacaaaaggaaggatagaaagcacatgatcatctcaatagatgcagaaaaagcatttgacaaaattcaacatccattcatgataaaaactctcatcaaagttggtacagagggaacatagcTCAACATAATGAAGACCATTTATgctaaacccacagccaacatcatactcaatggtgaaaagctgaaagcctttcctctaatttcaggaacaagacaaggatgcccaatctcaccacttctatttatcatagtactggaagtcctagccacagcaatcagacaagaaaaagaaataaaaagcatccaaattagaatggaagagaaaactgtcactatttgcagatgacataattctttatatagaaaaccctaaagtcttcacccaaaaactattagaattaaaaaatccagcaaagctgcaggatacaagattaatatacacaaatctgttgcatttctatacactaataatgaactattatttctcagaaagtaaaaaaaaatcccaatgggCAGCATTTGTTCCCTAAGGGTCCATACTGAACACTCATAGCTCCCATCTCTATCAGGGCCTGCCACCTGTTGCTGCCACAAGCAGTTATGGGGCTGGGTCCCACTAATCAGAAGCCACATGGTCTAGGGGCCAATTTCCTTGGCACCATGGAGGCTCTTCCTGCTGTCCTTTGGTTCTTCTTGTCTTGTCCATCATGGTGCTCTTGTGGCTGAGCAGCCCTGCTGTCTCCTGCTACACCATTTTGCTGTGACCTGTGATACTCACAACTGACCACGAGCCTTTGATACCTACCTGACACCTTATTTCTGGGTGCCTCTCTTGCTCTATAGCTGGCCCTTGGCAGAAGCTGGCTTCTGCACACCCTGCCCAGTGACCCCTGGTTGcccaggctctgccactgaccTCTGTGTTaaatgaggcacagggaggttacaAATGTCTCTGAATACGACTGTCATTATTCCAGCCAAGCTCCCATGCTTAGAGCACTGTAATTATGCTCACTTGTTTCTCTCACCAAGTAGGCAGAATTCTCTGAAGGAATTCTGTCTTGCTGACTGCTCTGTCTTATAGCTCAGCTCTTAGTCCATAggaggtgctcaaaaaatatcagtgaataaatgaagagacaaGAGCCCAGATCTCCTAACTTCTGGCTAAGGATCTGTTATAACAGACAGATTAAGTTAAGTAACCCTGGAATTAAATGTTTTCTGGAAACTAGGATTAGATCCTATCctactgacttctttttttttttatcctactGACTTCTAAATGAATTCAATGAGTTTAGAATAATTTCACAGCTCCAACTAATAGCCTCAAATATCTATCTGGGACCTAGGTTATCTGTCCTAGGCCTGCCACTCCATCAACCCCACCCCGGGATTTCTTGCCTCATGAGTCAACAGTGAAATGGGCCATGTTATATCAGGGCTGGActagaagaaatgaatttaaaagatttttaagttaAACAATTGATATAAAATTTATACAGGTTACCTGCAGCAATTTCCTGGTTAGCAAGCTGGACTTGCAAACTGAAGATCTGTTCCTGTATTTTGGTTTGTGACAGTTTCAGCTTCTCTCGCCTGGTTATCATGTAGCACAGGTTTCGGACCTGAAAGCCCAACCCCCAGCAAATAAGAGATTTTTGTCATGTTACACAAACCTGACATTTGAAATTGTTTAGCTAAAATTAAGACAACTGAAGtcaggtggggttggggggtggtgggCAGGTGAGGAGAGAAGACAGACCCTAAAAGCTGTATAACGAGAGTCACTCCACAGGAAGTCACATAGCATGGTCAGTCGTGGGATCATGGTTCCTGTATCAATCAGTAGCACAAGCAAAATGCTCCAAAGCCACCTTCTGAAGTCTACTCTCCCTGTGGTATCATGGGGTTGATATTTATCTGCATAGCCAGGCTGGGAAAACTGAATGATGACTTAACATTTTAGCTTTCCCTTTAGATCCCTGAGTAAATGGTGGCAATGCTGGATCCAGTAAAGTTTTCTAATGAGTGCTGGATCAGCAGGATAAAGGTCTGCTGGGAAGACTGGAAGTGGCGTTTTTGCTCACACTTTCAGCTCAGCCAAGTCTCCACAGCCACAAGGGTGAAATCCTCACCCTCTCATGCTCCTTCATCTGGACAAATTACTCAACCTTTCTGTTGCCCcagtttattcatctataaatagggataataattgtACCTTCTTCATAGGCATGTTAGGAttatatgagttaatatttataaaatgcttagaacagtggtgccacatagtaagtgctatatatgtgtgagttaaattttaaaaagtgaaccaAATCTATTAGTTCCCCTCCAAATTCTGGtagcagagaaaaaaacaagCCACCTCTATAATTATACTTGATTATAAGATTCTCTAGGGTAAACACAGGGCCTAACTTATCTTTGAACCCCTACAGTACCTAATTTAGTAGATacctgattatatatatatatacacacatatatatatatatgtatatatatagctaaaTTGAATTATCTGGCACAGAGGCTCTCAACCAGGGGCAATTTTGACCCCCAGAGGGCATTTGGTAATTTGGGAACATTTTTGGTTCTCACAACTGGGCATGTGGCGGTTTGCTACTAGCATCCAGTGAGtagagccagggatgctgctaaacatcttacagtgTTCCCCACAACAAAGGACAGTCCCCTACAACAAAGAactatccagccccaaatgtcaatagtgccgagTTTAAGAAACTCTGATCTGGTGCTTTCCtaaataaaattcattctttcttcAGCCTGTAGTCTCATAAGTGTGTCAGTAAAATATAGCTGAGCCAATTTAGGTTCCACGGTGAATAAAAAGTAaaccaaatgaaaatttatttcaaatttaaggTTCATAGAGCATCTAAGTGAGGAAGCTTCCATTCTCTGATGTGTCTACCAGAATTTTAACTAAGCCCAATGTTTGGGGCCACGATGAAATCAGAAGATAAGCAAGGACACAGAAGCTTACACTATAAATGTAAATGAGctgtgttcttttaaaaactggaagTGGGGCCTCCATTTCTATGCAGACCAAGATCTACACACTAGTCACAGTTGGTCACCTTACCCTCTCTAGGTCTTGCCGTAGGTGCATAAACATTCTCATGCGAGTGTGAATACTCTCctcttttggctgcaccagacCATTTTCTTCATCCTCTTTGGGAGGAAATAATGGCTTATTGAAGTTACTTTTCCGCTTTAGTTTCCAGTAGTTATAGATAAAGTCCACAGCTAGCGTGGGCAGCCCCAGCTCTGCGGCCACATCTTCCACACGGACCAGGGAATAGAACTCCTCCTCCAGCTCCCGGAGCTTCTGTGCCCGCACGCTGGTCTTCTCGCTTTTGATCTGGCCCTGCTCTGAAGCCCTGTGTAGAGGGTACTCGGCCTCCCCGAGCTTCTGCCTGTTTTGGCTGTGCTTGAGGCAGTATGACTTGAACTTTACTTCATCCCCGTCATCTAGGATGGTCTTCATTTCTAGGCTGTGCTCGAAGGCACAGGTGACGTGGAAGGCAGTGATGCAGCTTTTCACTGAGCACTGTGGGAAGAAAAGATGTGTTAAGGCAGCAGGGCTGTGGGTGGAAAGGGGAAGCCCTATACGCCTGGGCCTAAACTGAGAGCTCATAGGAAGCAAAGACAAGACAGGGAGAAAGTTGGTCTTAAACTGACCATGATGGACACTTTACAAGTAACCCAGGAAATCTGCTCttatagaaaacagtaaaaacagaggcaaaaaaatgtttttttcaaactCTCCTTTAAATTTTAGCTCAAGCATTAAGTTTTTCCGAGAATTCTTCTTTGGCCCCTGTAAAGTCATGCTGTACTTTTTCTGTGACCCCAATATCACTTTATGATATGCTTCTACAATGGTCCTTTTCACACTGTACCTATagcataataaatgtaaaatcccTGGCCATGGCTCTTAACGACAGAAGCTGTGTCATTCATCTTTGCATTACCATCAACTATTGAACAAGGAAGTACTCAAGAAATGCTTCTGAACAAtcgaaagaaaaacaaaatcaatattaTTGCCAGAGCAGCTATTGGTTCTAAAAAAGGCCACAGGAACTCCAATATCTAAGTAACCTAACTTCTTGAAATTGGTCTTATAGAGATGTgctgtccaacatggtagccagAGTAGCCAACTGACCACAAgcagctattaaaattaaaattacatacaattaaaaattcaattcctcagtcacactagccacatttcaaccatactggacagcacagatttCCATCACATcatagaaagttctgttggacagtatGGTTACAGACAATCTGGAATTAAGTTTATAATATTCTGCCATTCATAGATGCAACACATTTGTTAAGTATCACTATGTGGCATGCACTGAGGACTcacagggaggcagagagaacCTGGCCCATGATTGCTGGACTCTTGTGCTTCAGTTAGTCTCAATTACCATTTGTTATGGTTATGTTACAGTTTTCCTTCCAAAGATTtaaaatgcatgtgtgtgtttatatttttatgcaaaggaaggagggaaagcaaTGGAGGATTTGTTTCAAAAGATATAGTGGGAATTCCCATGGTTAAAGCCAAGTCTCAAATcttttggaagcttgcatctgaAGGGCAGACTGCTCAATATGTTGGGTTTTTGATAACTAAACATAGAGGATGACCTTGTATAtgaataaagactaaaaaaatgcaaaacctgATAGGTCTCTTTATAGATTGAGAAATTCAACACTTAAGAGAATGCTGGCAACCATCAAAGCTTTAATGGGGGCAGATTCCATTTAATCTAATTTCACAGGATAAAGAATTCCAGGGATGGAAAACAATTCAAAGATCATCTTATCCAACCTCACATGTATTATTGCTTGTACTTCCTGTAAAGTACCTGATATTCTACCTACACTGCTCCCTGCCCTCAACTCCTTCCACTTTTCAGTTAAGTGGTACTCTAGCCACTTACTGTATTCCTAAAACAGCCCACCCCAACTTAGAGCAACTGGAAGAGTCTGTTACATTACATCCAAGTTTGTATTCTTAAAAATTCTATGTATTTGAAAAGCCTCATGAAAATGAGGATGATGAGAGCCCCAAACTATACTTTCATCTGGGTACCTTTGGTTATCCCTTGAATAAGAAACTAGCTGGTCATTTAAAACACAAGTAGCAAAAGGCACTCTTTAGCAAAAGATTAAAAGTGTTGGGCAAAGTGCTCTTCTGCTGTCTAATAACTGACAAAAATATgggaagagaaagcaaaaggATTGTTTTCTATTCAAGGAGATGAGTGTGTGACATAAAACTACTACTAATGGGAAGCTAAAAACAGATCACCTCTCTCAGGTCAAATTTATAGAATGTAGagacataaatataaattactccaaataaaaagacaatacaCGAATAAGAATAAAATCCATCTAGTTTCAAAAAAAGGTCATTCTATGATATTTATAGCTAGAAGTCCATATACCTTGGTGGTAGAGAAATGCTAaccaaataacttaattttttcccaAAAACATATATTTGGCACATTCTGTTAAACAAAATGCTTTTGTATATATCTCATTTCTACTGTAATCACTTAAGGTGATGGGGAGGttttattatgcccattttaaaagaacagctttattgagatataatttacataccacaaAACTCAccaattttaagtatacatttcAATGTTTTTAGCATATtaacagagttgtgcaaccatcactactacaTAATTCCagtacatttttatcaccccccaaaagaaatctcATGCCTATTTGCCACTCCCTGTTCCCAATCCCAGCCCCaagcaaccactaatccactttGTGTCTCTATAGAaatgcctattctggacatttcacataagtggaatcatatgtgACAGTTTATATCTGGCTTCATTCACTTAgcacgttttcaaggttcatccatgttgtagcatgtatcagaatttcattctttttaaaatatggccaaataatattccattacattggatataccatatttgtttatccattcttcagctgatggacatttgggctatttttactttttagctattatgaaataatgctgctatgaatatttgtgtacaagtttttgtgcagacatgttttcatttctctttggtaatGTGCAATAAAGGATTAACCTTGCCAAAGAAAGGCTTGGCCCTCTGCCTCTAGCTCCTAAGAGGTAACCTCTAAACGCTTGGAATGTCCTGCCTGATAAGAGTGTCTTTATTTACCTGGGGGCCTTGGGCCATGTCAGATAGTCTAtgctaacaatgtgatttatggtgGAAGCTCTGAGCCATGTGGTATCAGCCTGACCTCTGGAGGGACTGGAGACTAAGGCCAGCCATGCAGGTGGTCAGCCACGTCTATGTGACCAACTCCTAATAAAATCTCTACACCAAGACTTAGGTGGCTTTGCTGGTTGGCAGTACTCTGTGTATATTATCATACACCAATGCTGAAAGAAATAAGCACTGTCCACAAGATTCCACTTAGAGAGGAAACTGGAAGCTCCATGCCTGGTCTCTCCTGGACCCTGCCCTATGTGCctcttccctttgctgattttaatctgtattctttcactgtaataaactaTGACCATGAGTATAACGGTTttttgagttctgtgagtccttctagtgaattattgaacctgagagTGGTCTTGGGGACCTCTAACTTGTAGGTAtatacttagaagtggaattactaagACATACAGTAACTCTATGTCTAACTTTTGGaagaattgccaaactgttttccacagtggctgtgcattttacattcccaccagcaatgcataagAGTTCTAATTTCTACACCTTCTTGCCAATAATTGTTATTGCctgcctttttaaattattaccaccctagtgggtatgaagtagtatctcactatggtttatttacttttaaaggaggaaaaagaaataattttctaccTATTCTTCAGAAATTATAGAAGAGAAATGAGTTTTTGAAATACTTTCATTAGAGGGAAAATGCTACCCTTATATGTTCACATTTGTAAGGGGAGTTGGAGTTTCTGTGGGATGAGAACTGGATTAGATAGGATGGTTGGAATAAAAGTCTTTGAAAAAGAACACCAGAGACTGATTTAGGAATTAAATTGTTTCTTGCCtctttaaggaaatattttgtcACCCCCCCCGAAAACAAAATAGTGTGTCCTCCTCAAAAGCAGATGACACCTGCGTTGAACACCAAGGGCCTGGTGCATGTGTCCTCAGCAGTTCTTATCCTGCTGCAGGACAGTGTCCATTTGGCTGCCCTTAATCCCCAATAATCTGTGAACAGACAAATGGGTGATATCAGGGCAATTTTCTCAAAACTTGGTCACTGAAACCATGTCATAAATGATTCAAAGTCAGCCCACAAAACCTATTTAGCCATTATGTACTTAAACTCTAGCACCAACGGTGGCCACCAGCCCTTCTGATCTCTCATCCCTAAGGGTCTGCAAGGTCTGAGGGGAGATGTCACTTCAgtgttatttaacttttctcatGTTTATATCTGGTCTCCCTTAATAGACTATAAGCACCTGAAGGCAAGGACCAGAAATATCTTAGAATAGGAACAATTTGTACTCACAAATAAAATTTggaatatatgagaaaaatattaaggtGCTTtccctcttaattttttttgatgcCCTTTAATCTTAACATTTAATTTCCATCTCTACTAGTACCACCTTTAATAGTCACTGAGTAGACGTACTTGCATTTCCCCACTTGGCaaagattttcatttgttttaaaaaagttcaCTTCCCTCATAGTCAAGCTCATATTAGCCTAACAGTAAACTCATGGTGGCCCACCAATTTATTCTGACTTCACTAAACATGCATGTAACTCCAGACATGACCACATTCCTCTACTGTCGAAAGGGGCACCTACTCCAGCACCAAATGTTTAATGATTCTATTCAGTTTGGCTGGATGAATGCTAGGGCTTTCCATCAACAAAGTCAGACTGACTCCAGGGAATAATATGAACAATAACAACAAGTACAAACACTAGTAccactaatatttactgagtatttagTATCTGTTAGGCACTGTGTTAAGCTCTTCACCACATTATTAAGTAGGTACTATTTTATCATCTCcatttatagatgtggaaactgaggaacagattTGGCAGGTAACTTTCTCAAGATTACATAACAAACAAGAGATGGAACCAGGATTTGGACCCCAGGAATCTGGCTCCAAAGGCTGTATTTTTAACCactgttcttccttttttctcaggGAAGGCCTATAACATCTGGATCTAGGTTGAATGGGGCTTGAACATAAGATATATAAGGACCCTATAGGAATTCTGGAAAGGTGGCAGAGGGACTGTGTCCAGGGTTTAAGCAAAATTCAGAGCTGTCTGGGGCATCTGTTTTGAACCCAGTCTTTAGGATCTGTTCCACGATTATCAGAAACCTTCATCCTCAGGAGAAAGGTTCTAGCTCCCAGATATGGAGGCTGTAGATATTGGCTAGTCTAGACCCCAAAACCACCAGTGTTAGATTCTATCCTTGCCGAATGAATGTTCCCAAatcaaaggaagaggagagatgtGGGTATTCCCCACTGCTGGGAGATAGGAAGAATGAACACAATTC from Lagenorhynchus albirostris chromosome X, mLagAlb1.1, whole genome shotgun sequence includes the following:
- the JADE3 gene encoding protein Jade-3 isoform X1, with amino-acid sequence MISLKDQEKLIRRKARTVSTWLKKIVSWRHLRPKCEGLREVFLAGRGCSRMKRHRTLSSSDSSDESPSTSFTSGSMYRSKSKIPNEHKKPAEVFRKDLISAMKLPDSHHINPDSYYLFADTWKEEWEKGVQVPASPDAVPQPSLRIVADKVKEVLFIRPRKYIHCSSPETAEPGYINIMELAASVCRYDLDDMDIFWLQELNEDLAEMGCGPVDENLMEKTVEVLERHCHENMNHAIETEEGLGIEYDEDVICDVCRSPDSEEGNDMVFCDKCNICVHQACYGILKVPEGSWLCRSCVLGIHPQCLLCPKKGGAMKTTRTGTKWAHVSCALWIPEVSIACPERMEPITKVSHIPPSRWALVCNLCKLKTGACIQCSVKSCITAFHVTCAFEHSLEMKTILDDGDEVKFKSYCLKHSQNRQKLGEAEYPLHRASEQGQIKSEKTSVRAQKLRELEEEFYSLVRVEDVAAELGLPTLAVDFIYNYWKLKRKSNFNKPLFPPKEDEENGLVQPKEESIHTRMRMFMHLRQDLERVRNLCYMITRREKLKLSQTKIQEQIFSLQVQLANQEIAAGLPLTNALENSLFYPPPRITLKLKMPKSAPEDCRNSSTEPDHGPLSPDGSSPVCNMRSMQVAQESLEMRMKSYPRYPLESKNNCLPASLSHARSEAKDPSPAWITPSPEFYHGQSLGKPLVLQAALHGQSSIGNGKSQPNSKFAKSNGLEGSWSGDATQKDSSSEMFCDQEPMLSSHLGSQGSFRKSTMEHFSRSFKEATNRWVRTTEDLPCYVKPTKNTNPKEQLWGRQFVRRSAGRAPYQENDGYCPDLELSDSEAESDGNKEKVRVKRDSSDRENPPHDSRRDCHGKSKTYPLSHSSMHR
- the JADE3 gene encoding protein Jade-3 isoform X2 yields the protein MKRHRTLSSSDSSDESPSTSFTSGSMYRSKSKIPNEHKKPAEVFRKDLISAMKLPDSHHINPDSYYLFADTWKEEWEKGVQVPASPDAVPQPSLRIVADKVKEVLFIRPRKYIHCSSPETAEPGYINIMELAASVCRYDLDDMDIFWLQELNEDLAEMGCGPVDENLMEKTVEVLERHCHENMNHAIETEEGLGIEYDEDVICDVCRSPDSEEGNDMVFCDKCNICVHQACYGILKVPEGSWLCRSCVLGIHPQCLLCPKKGGAMKTTRTGTKWAHVSCALWIPEVSIACPERMEPITKVSHIPPSRWALVCNLCKLKTGACIQCSVKSCITAFHVTCAFEHSLEMKTILDDGDEVKFKSYCLKHSQNRQKLGEAEYPLHRASEQGQIKSEKTSVRAQKLRELEEEFYSLVRVEDVAAELGLPTLAVDFIYNYWKLKRKSNFNKPLFPPKEDEENGLVQPKEESIHTRMRMFMHLRQDLERVRNLCYMITRREKLKLSQTKIQEQIFSLQVQLANQEIAAGLPLTNALENSLFYPPPRITLKLKMPKSAPEDCRNSSTEPDHGPLSPDGSSPVCNMRSMQVAQESLEMRMKSYPRYPLESKNNCLPASLSHARSEAKDPSPAWITPSPEFYHGQSLGKPLVLQAALHGQSSIGNGKSQPNSKFAKSNGLEGSWSGDATQKDSSSEMFCDQEPMLSSHLGSQGSFRKSTMEHFSRSFKEATNRWVRTTEDLPCYVKPTKNTNPKEQLWGRQFVRRSAGRAPYQENDGYCPDLELSDSEAESDGNKEKVRVKRDSSDRENPPHDSRRDCHGKSKTYPLSHSSMHR